A region of Chitinophaga horti DNA encodes the following proteins:
- a CDS encoding DUF4365 domain-containing protein: MAERKKRSFQHIMESESFDIIRQNLPKHWVVREFNNPDYGVDLVIEIFEDSGDNVNFEVLGEYVYVQVKSVQKISIRSEQIYSVNNVSKFSWEELKGAYIEDNLISYALDTNSLYTVEKLGGSISFLLFVVDLAEKNVYFICLNDLIDKYIKPKDLEFLNKKSVTLKIPTYLNFNDKVTSITALKFYGKRAKLLSAFAKFFYQRNEVFRFVNRYGWTVHNAIYQCDESEYSEFVNMIRVFISQVIHLDVWQIREWVPIDMSYRELENLKKVLEDSSSDRQVILSQALITWHKLCNLANLYEEIVREWHLPKLLSYQLSHPNPPTEVSEK, translated from the coding sequence ATGGCCGAAAGGAAAAAAAGAAGTTTTCAACATATAATGGAGTCTGAGTCATTTGACATTATTCGTCAAAATCTTCCAAAGCATTGGGTTGTTCGAGAGTTTAACAATCCAGATTATGGTGTTGACTTGGTGATAGAAATTTTCGAGGATTCAGGCGATAATGTAAACTTTGAAGTTCTTGGTGAATATGTTTATGTGCAGGTAAAATCGGTTCAAAAGATCAGTATTAGAAGTGAACAAATTTATAGTGTAAATAATGTTTCAAAGTTTAGTTGGGAGGAGTTGAAAGGTGCTTATATCGAAGACAATTTAATATCGTATGCTTTAGACACTAACTCTTTATATACCGTTGAAAAATTAGGAGGTAGTATTTCCTTTTTGCTATTTGTCGTTGACCTGGCAGAAAAAAATGTTTATTTTATTTGCCTCAATGATCTTATCGACAAGTATATTAAGCCTAAGGACTTGGAATTTCTTAATAAAAAAAGTGTAACACTAAAAATTCCTACTTATTTGAACTTTAATGATAAGGTGACTAGTATTACAGCACTCAAGTTTTATGGCAAAAGGGCAAAGTTACTATCGGCATTTGCTAAATTTTTCTATCAGAGAAATGAAGTATTTCGTTTTGTAAATCGATACGGATGGACGGTGCATAATGCTATTTATCAATGTGACGAGTCTGAATATTCTGAATTTGTCAATATGATAAGAGTATTTATTTCTCAAGTCATCCACCTTGATGTTTGGCAAATTAGGGAATGGGTTCCCATTGATATGTCTTATCGCGAGCTGGAAAATTTAAAAAAGGTGCTGGAAGATAGTTCAAGTGATAGACAAGTTATTCTTTCCCAAGCCCTGATAACTTGGCACAAGCTATGCAATTTGGCGAACCTTTATGAAGAAATCGTTCGTGAATGGCATCTGCCTAAATTACTTTCCTATCAACTATCCCACCCTAATCCTCCAACGGAAGTGTCAGAAAAGTAG
- a CDS encoding pentapeptide repeat-containing protein — protein MSIHDEAYEKLKQGPIEFHKWLSDHSHDSISFNNRDLTNRMFSLTMVGGLGRPDLRNIDFGGANLQGANFRYTDIRGCNFEGANLMNVRFTKAYAEKCNFRSANLRNASFHRALVDEANFTNADLEGADFTIKGCVGADMSGAKIKGMEFQTTFEGNPWDELPENFLFAKNLELVHPNGQESIREYITSSFFDVYRDNKEKLTWSEFDSHVKNMISQITHMFTDGRPSETIVSLVQHINTELLMHLKKHPHDIHHLHWRGFEELVAELLASFGWSVELTSATKDNGYDIFGIYKDDSGIRHSWIIECKKYNPDRKVGIEVVRSLYGVKTDLRVGNALLATTSSFTEGVDNFKASRYDLDTKNLNGIIEWVNSYKRRDSGLYINDNRIDFKHTPLPRP, from the coding sequence ATGTCAATCCATGATGAAGCTTATGAAAAGCTAAAGCAAGGCCCCATTGAATTTCATAAATGGCTTTCTGATCATAGTCACGATTCTATTTCTTTTAATAATAGGGATCTAACCAATCGAATGTTTTCCCTCACAATGGTCGGGGGACTTGGTAGGCCTGATTTAAGAAATATCGATTTTGGTGGTGCAAACCTTCAAGGAGCTAATTTTCGTTATACCGACATAAGAGGCTGTAATTTTGAAGGAGCAAATTTAATGAATGTCAGATTTACAAAGGCTTATGCTGAAAAGTGTAATTTCCGAAGTGCGAACTTACGCAACGCCAGTTTTCACAGAGCACTGGTAGATGAGGCCAACTTCACCAATGCCGATCTTGAGGGCGCTGATTTTACTATAAAGGGTTGTGTTGGCGCTGATATGTCGGGTGCGAAGATTAAGGGCATGGAATTTCAAACCACATTTGAAGGCAACCCATGGGATGAATTGCCTGAAAATTTTCTTTTTGCCAAGAATCTGGAATTAGTTCATCCGAACGGCCAAGAATCAATACGAGAATATATAACTAGCTCCTTTTTCGATGTTTATCGAGACAATAAGGAAAAGCTAACATGGAGTGAGTTTGATAGCCATGTAAAAAATATGATAAGTCAAATTACTCACATGTTCACAGATGGACGGCCTTCTGAGACTATAGTTAGCTTAGTTCAACATATCAACACGGAACTGTTGATGCATTTGAAAAAGCATCCACACGATATTCACCATTTGCATTGGCGTGGCTTTGAAGAACTTGTCGCAGAATTACTTGCGTCATTTGGCTGGAGCGTTGAACTAACAAGCGCGACAAAAGACAATGGCTATGACATTTTCGGAATATATAAGGATGATAGCGGTATTAGGCATAGTTGGATAATCGAATGTAAGAAATATAACCCAGATAGGAAAGTGGGCATTGAAGTAGTACGTAGTCTATATGGGGTGAAAACTGACTTGCGAGTTGGAAATGCTCTGCTTGCCACCACATCAAGCTTTACAGAGGGTGTCGATAACTTCAAAGCATCTCGCTATGACTTGGATACGAAGAATCTCAATGGGATTATAGAGTGGGTGAACTCGTATAAGCGCCGCGATAGCGGACTTTACATCAACGACAATCGAATAGATTTCAAACATACACCGTTACCTCGACCTTAA
- a CDS encoding nucleoid-associated protein, producing MPKESVLSEAEKESFQIEKFIFHIIIESEHTPVYLEEVILDEKQNEFFKMRFRDISEGTQFIFKDRSKSDFVAECEKLVGNAGKNFIESSKKLAYQFKNVHNKATNDGVFIAALVTVAGNRQLILLLKLEHKKVYQYKTHKAKALLEEIKNTFVEDKKAIQKAALIDISDYYKWDVLATDKTALHSANSLTEYFSNFLDVVELETATVLTEHAMKYAFKWAVENSSELDPDQEISSYKSRAIAYLSNTNKFDTEDFISIVVKDDNVERRQKLAKSFKAFLDEKGLSGQTFAPSKSVLTKRKTKNVRQTAEGIKIEWEGDPEDLNLNIPTEKDSNGYLNILIKTTNIRILDNK from the coding sequence ATGCCTAAAGAAAGTGTCCTATCCGAAGCGGAAAAGGAATCGTTCCAAATTGAAAAGTTTATCTTTCATATTATTATCGAATCGGAGCACACTCCCGTATATCTTGAAGAAGTCATTTTGGATGAAAAACAAAATGAGTTTTTTAAAATGCGGTTCAGGGATATATCAGAAGGAACCCAGTTTATTTTCAAAGATAGATCAAAATCCGATTTTGTAGCTGAATGTGAAAAGCTGGTTGGCAATGCTGGAAAGAACTTCATAGAGTCTTCAAAAAAGCTCGCGTACCAGTTCAAAAACGTACATAACAAGGCTACAAATGATGGGGTTTTTATTGCAGCCCTTGTTACTGTCGCGGGTAATCGCCAATTAATCCTTCTTTTGAAGCTTGAGCACAAAAAAGTGTACCAATATAAGACTCATAAGGCTAAAGCTCTTTTGGAAGAAATCAAAAACACATTCGTAGAAGACAAAAAAGCTATACAAAAGGCCGCATTAATTGATATATCCGACTACTACAAGTGGGATGTTCTGGCAACGGACAAAACAGCGTTGCATTCTGCCAATAGTTTAACGGAATATTTTTCAAATTTTCTCGACGTCGTCGAACTAGAAACTGCTACAGTTCTTACAGAACACGCAATGAAATATGCTTTTAAATGGGCAGTTGAAAATTCTTCAGAACTAGATCCAGACCAAGAGATTTCAAGTTACAAAAGCAGAGCTATAGCGTATTTATCAAATACAAACAAATTTGACACAGAGGACTTTATCTCAATTGTCGTGAAAGACGATAACGTAGAACGCAGGCAGAAATTGGCGAAATCCTTCAAGGCGTTCTTAGATGAGAAGGGCCTGTCTGGCCAAACGTTTGCTCCTTCGAAAAGCGTGCTTACCAAAAGAAAGACTAAGAATGTTAGGCAAACTGCAGAAGGTATAAAGATCGAATGGGAAGGCGACCCGGAGGATTTGAACTTAAATATACCGACTGAAAAAGATAGCAACGGATATTTGAATATCCTTATAAAAACTACAAATATTAGAATACTAGATAATAAATAA